A genomic region of Ignavibacteria bacterium contains the following coding sequences:
- a CDS encoding SDR family oxidoreductase: MELELKGKNALVTASSKGIGKACAEALAAEGCNVMICSRNSENLIQTADELIRNFGTNVHWFKCDLRNPQDIEELVKETFRSLGSIDIVVNNCGGPPSNNIFNFTEDDWNNAYQEILLSVIRITNLVIDQMKKNNFGRIINITSVTVKQPIQRLVLSNSLRNAVIGYAKTLSNEVAPFGITVNNVAPGYTLTKRVYDLAVEQSKLTGKSHEEILKSYTQDIPMGRLGKPEEVGSLVALLASEKASYITGQTIFIDGGYIKSI, encoded by the coding sequence ATGGAACTCGAATTAAAAGGGAAAAATGCTCTCGTAACAGCATCGAGCAAAGGAATTGGAAAAGCTTGTGCAGAAGCTCTGGCTGCCGAAGGCTGCAATGTGATGATCTGTTCAAGAAATTCTGAAAATTTAATTCAGACAGCAGATGAATTAATTCGAAATTTCGGTACCAATGTCCATTGGTTCAAATGTGATTTAAGAAATCCACAGGATATTGAAGAACTTGTGAAAGAAACTTTTCGCTCTCTCGGTTCAATCGATATTGTTGTAAATAATTGCGGCGGACCTCCTTCAAACAATATTTTTAATTTTACTGAGGATGATTGGAATAATGCATATCAAGAGATTTTACTTTCTGTAATTCGAATCACAAATCTTGTAATCGATCAAATGAAGAAAAATAATTTTGGTCGAATTATAAACATAACTTCTGTGACTGTCAAACAACCAATTCAAAGGCTTGTTCTTTCAAACTCATTAAGGAATGCAGTGATTGGTTATGCAAAAACTTTATCAAATGAAGTTGCACCATTTGGAATAACTGTAAATAATGTTGCACCTGGATACACTTTAACAAAAAGAGTTTATGATCTTGCAGTAGAACAATCAAAACTTACAGGTAAAAGTCACGAAGAAATTTTGAAAAGTTACACTCAGGATATTCCGATGGGTAGATTAGGTAAGCCGGAAGAGGTAGGAAGTTTAGTTGCGTTACTTGCCTCAGAGAAAGCAAGCTACATCACAGGGCAAACGATTTTTATCGATGGCGGGTATATAAAGTCAATTTAA
- the recN gene encoding DNA repair protein RecN codes for MIKTLTIKDYILIDKIQIKFESGLNIITGETGVGKSIIIDAMNLLIGEKASTDIIRTGAEKAIIEGVFDVSDNQNVINFLGDNNYDISDELIIRREILRKGTSRSFINDSPASLSHLKELGKFLIDLHGQHEHQSLLRTDTHIHLLDNFGNLEKLIEEYRTHYNKLKELFSRLDELKSIESSAKEKKDLYEFQAKEIDAVNPKPNEIEELQNKLNILENSERLYESTSRIYETLYESEFAVYDQLIKVRNLIDDLSRIDKTFSELKNDITSAISIVDELAKFIQSYNSRIEFNPELLEEYRERLGSLIHLAKKYGGSLEAVIEHRNKIEKELQLAENFEEEIQKTEDEIEEVRKLCSEAAVRLSEKRREVAEKISKSIVTILKDLGINNAKFEVVFRNKKTENKRAFVKLGTEYYEATPYGFDDVEFYISTNPGEELKPLAKVASGGEISRIMLALKTILAKSDKLPLMVFDEIDVGISGRIAQKVGKALRNLSEFHQIIAITHLPQIAGFSNAHFVVEKRIKDGRAISTIKKLSDEEKVYEIAKLISGEEITPASIESAKELIYNSN; via the coding sequence ATGATAAAAACACTTACCATTAAAGACTACATTCTAATCGATAAAATCCAGATTAAATTTGAATCTGGTCTAAACATCATCACAGGTGAAACCGGCGTTGGAAAGTCTATCATCATTGACGCAATGAATCTCCTGATAGGCGAAAAAGCATCTACCGATATCATAAGAACTGGTGCGGAGAAGGCTATAATTGAAGGTGTATTTGATGTCAGCGATAATCAAAATGTAATCAACTTTTTAGGAGATAATAATTACGACATAAGCGATGAATTAATCATTCGTCGTGAGATTTTAAGAAAAGGAACTTCCAGAAGCTTCATAAACGACTCCCCTGCTTCACTATCTCACTTAAAAGAACTTGGGAAATTTTTAATCGATTTACACGGTCAACACGAACATCAATCACTTCTAAGAACTGATACTCACATTCACTTACTGGATAATTTTGGTAATCTCGAAAAATTAATTGAAGAATACAGAACACATTACAATAAATTAAAAGAACTCTTTTCACGCCTCGACGAATTAAAAAGTATCGAAAGTTCTGCAAAAGAAAAGAAAGATCTTTACGAATTTCAGGCAAAAGAAATTGACGCAGTAAATCCAAAACCCAATGAAATCGAAGAACTTCAAAACAAATTAAACATTTTAGAAAACAGCGAAAGACTTTACGAATCAACTTCACGTATTTACGAAACTCTTTATGAATCCGAATTTGCGGTCTATGATCAATTAATAAAAGTTCGAAATCTAATTGACGACTTATCAAGAATCGACAAAACTTTTTCTGAATTAAAGAACGATATTACTTCCGCAATTTCAATTGTTGACGAATTAGCAAAATTCATACAGAGTTATAATTCAAGGATTGAATTCAATCCTGAATTGCTTGAAGAATATCGTGAAAGACTTGGCAGCCTAATCCACCTGGCAAAGAAATATGGCGGTTCACTTGAAGCAGTGATCGAACATCGAAATAAAATCGAAAAAGAATTACAACTTGCAGAAAATTTTGAAGAGGAAATTCAAAAAACTGAAGATGAGATAGAAGAGGTACGTAAACTTTGCAGTGAAGCAGCAGTTAGACTATCAGAGAAAAGAAGAGAAGTAGCGGAAAAGATTAGTAAATCAATTGTTACAATCTTAAAAGATCTTGGAATTAACAACGCAAAATTTGAAGTTGTTTTTAGAAACAAGAAGACTGAAAACAAAAGAGCTTTTGTAAAACTTGGTACAGAATATTATGAAGCCACACCTTACGGTTTTGATGATGTTGAATTTTATATTTCAACTAATCCAGGTGAAGAATTAAAACCACTTGCAAAAGTTGCTTCGGGCGGTGAAATTTCAAGAATTATGCTGGCACTTAAAACTATTCTTGCCAAATCAGACAAATTACCATTGATGGTTTTTGATGAAATCGATGTGGGAATCAGCGGTAGAATTGCTCAAAAAGTTGGGAAGGCACTGCGAAATCTTTCTGAATTTCATCAAATAATTGCAATCACTCACTTGCCGCAAATTGCTGGCTTTTCAAATGCCCATTTTGTTGTAGAGAAAAGGATTAAAGATGGAAGAGCAATATCGACAATCAAGAAATTAAGCGACGAAGAAAAAGTTTACGAAATTGCAAAACTTATAAGCGGAGAAGAAATAACTCCAGCATCAATCGAAAGCGCCAAAGAATTAATTTACAATTCAAACTAA
- a CDS encoding IS1182 family transposase codes for MKNYDGFSIWRTGISEMRKRKKKKGGRQVFKEYNQAQLKLLPPSLDELIPPKHIVRVINRIVENMNIKVLEATYKGGGASAYDPRMMLKVVIYSFVSKIYSVRQIAKALRENICFMWLAANNKPDFRTISYFILNRLTGEVLTEIFTEVIIYLIKRKYIDMKEYFVDGSIIKANANKHSYVWRKNIERYRERIELKIKDRMEEMIKLIEEENSIYGDRDLEELGEWSKDLTSEEEQESIERLNKLIGKIVKGIDSQKEVNKRLDRDRAKRRRQIKSLNREINKFVEKKKIYDEYLRVLKDRNSCSKTDLDATFTSLKTKGVEPAYMVMIGTENQFIINGTVCRRLSEAKGFKEHMEELLKRGLKPERVVGDSGFGSEQNYEFLEKEGIEGYLKYNTFNKEEKGNKRPIKGFVRDNFKYDKALDVFICPEGKELRYIRDEESKVEDGHKKKYRVYRCNSCISCSFRWECIKSNNNYKEIRLNTKFERYKEEAFNKLTSEEGKRLRKRRNYEVESVFGIIKDAMGFRKFLRRGIEKVKKEFNLVCIAYN; via the coding sequence GTGAAGAATTATGATGGATTCTCTATTTGGAGAACAGGAATTTCAGAAATGAGAAAAAGGAAGAAGAAGAAAGGTGGTCGACAGGTATTTAAGGAATATAACCAGGCACAGCTGAAGTTGTTACCGCCATCACTTGATGAGTTAATTCCTCCAAAACACATAGTGAGAGTAATCAATCGGATAGTTGAAAATATGAACATCAAGGTTTTGGAGGCGACATACAAAGGAGGAGGAGCCAGTGCATACGATCCGAGGATGATGTTAAAAGTTGTAATATATTCATTTGTAAGTAAGATATATTCAGTTCGACAAATAGCTAAAGCACTAAGAGAGAATATTTGTTTTATGTGGTTAGCAGCTAATAATAAACCTGATTTCAGGACAATAAGTTATTTTATATTAAATCGATTAACTGGGGAAGTTCTTACAGAGATATTTACGGAGGTAATAATATATTTAATTAAGCGTAAATACATTGATATGAAGGAATATTTTGTAGATGGTTCGATCATTAAGGCAAATGCAAATAAGCATAGTTATGTATGGAGGAAGAATATTGAACGATATAGGGAGAGGATAGAATTAAAGATAAAGGATAGAATGGAAGAGATGATAAAACTAATCGAAGAGGAGAACTCAATTTATGGTGATAGAGATTTAGAAGAACTTGGAGAGTGGTCAAAGGATTTAACATCAGAAGAAGAACAAGAGAGTATAGAGAGATTAAATAAATTAATAGGTAAGATAGTCAAAGGGATAGATAGTCAAAAGGAGGTTAATAAAAGATTAGATAGAGATAGAGCCAAGCGAAGGAGACAGATAAAAAGTTTGAATAGAGAGATTAATAAGTTTGTAGAGAAGAAGAAGATATATGATGAATATCTCAGAGTGTTAAAAGATCGAAATAGTTGTTCAAAGACAGATTTGGATGCGACATTTACGAGCTTAAAGACAAAGGGAGTTGAACCGGCCTATATGGTAATGATAGGGACAGAGAATCAATTTATAATAAATGGAACAGTATGTAGAAGGTTATCAGAGGCAAAGGGATTTAAGGAACATATGGAAGAGTTACTTAAGAGAGGATTGAAGCCTGAGAGAGTGGTAGGAGATAGTGGATTTGGTTCAGAACAGAATTATGAATTTTTAGAAAAAGAAGGTATAGAGGGGTATTTGAAGTATAATACATTTAATAAAGAAGAGAAAGGGAATAAAAGACCAATTAAGGGATTTGTTAGAGACAATTTCAAATATGATAAAGCTTTGGATGTGTTTATATGTCCCGAGGGAAAAGAATTAAGATATATAAGAGATGAAGAGAGTAAAGTTGAAGATGGACATAAAAAGAAGTATCGTGTATATAGGTGTAATAGTTGTATAAGTTGCAGTTTCAGATGGGAGTGCATAAAATCAAATAATAATTATAAAGAGATAAGGTTAAACACAAAATTTGAAAGATATAAAGAAGAAGCTTTTAATAAATTAACTTCAGAAGAGGGAAAGAGGTTAAGAAAACGGCGGAATTATGAAGTAGAGAGTGTATTTGGTATTATAAAAGATGCTATGGGATTTAGAAAGTTTTTGAGACGAGGAATTGAAAAGGTTAAAAAGGAATTTAATTTAGTTTGTATTGCATATAATTAA
- the hemW gene encoding radical SAM family heme chaperone HemW, with translation MKPFSVYVHIPFCNVKCNYCDFYVVIKHDKKGSLLYSLLREIDYFAEIYHDKGYLQTIYFGGGTPSLVEPSFLYQIVQKLTKIFKYPEDIEVTIESNPNTIDEQKLKEFLSIGINRLSIGVQSFNDEDLKYLTRDHDSKTALKSIETAAKAGFENINIDLMFSIPGQTLDDWKENLKIAVQQPIKHISAYSLTLEPGTSLYYQSKKGIIYLPSIEQDADMYEFTMDFLPEHGFVQYEVSNFSKPGYESIHNLNYWYRINYLGFGPSSHSLWDNRRWHNFRNISRYIEKVNEQKHAIKDEEFLNPTEIYNERIYLGLRSRGINLKQLEEEFNINLLKHEERFFKELIENGFVIVENDMLRLTKKGYLLVDEICEQLML, from the coding sequence TTGAAACCATTTTCAGTTTATGTTCACATTCCATTTTGTAATGTGAAATGCAATTACTGTGATTTTTATGTCGTAATTAAACACGATAAAAAAGGTTCGCTACTTTACTCCCTGCTTAGAGAGATTGATTACTTTGCTGAGATTTATCATGATAAAGGATATTTACAGACAATTTACTTTGGCGGTGGAACCCCATCACTTGTTGAACCGTCGTTCCTTTATCAAATCGTTCAAAAATTAACAAAAATCTTTAAGTATCCTGAAGACATTGAAGTTACAATTGAATCGAATCCAAATACAATTGACGAACAGAAACTTAAAGAATTTCTTTCAATTGGGATAAACAGATTGAGCATCGGCGTTCAATCTTTTAATGATGAAGATCTAAAATATTTAACAAGAGATCATGACAGTAAAACCGCTCTAAAAAGTATTGAAACAGCAGCAAAAGCTGGTTTCGAGAACATCAACATTGATCTTATGTTTTCAATTCCAGGTCAAACTTTAGATGACTGGAAAGAAAATCTTAAAATAGCAGTGCAACAGCCAATCAAACATATTTCAGCTTATAGTCTAACTCTTGAACCAGGCACAAGTCTTTACTACCAATCAAAGAAAGGAATAATTTATCTGCCATCAATTGAGCAGGACGCAGATATGTATGAATTCACAATGGACTTTTTACCTGAGCATGGATTTGTTCAATACGAAGTTTCAAATTTTTCGAAGCCCGGTTACGAATCAATTCATAACTTAAATTATTGGTATAGAATTAACTACTTAGGTTTTGGACCATCTTCTCATTCACTGTGGGATAATAGACGCTGGCACAACTTCAGAAACATTTCTCGATATATCGAAAAGGTTAACGAGCAAAAACACGCTATAAAGGATGAAGAATTTTTAAATCCGACTGAAATTTATAACGAACGGATTTATCTTGGACTGCGAAGCCGCGGAATTAACCTCAAACAACTTGAAGAAGAATTCAATATTAATCTGCTCAAACATGAAGAAAGATTTTTTAAAGAATTAATTGAAAATGGATTTGTGATTGTAGAAAATGATATGCTTCGGCTCACCAAGAAAGGCTACCTGCTGGTTGATGAAATTTGTGAACAATTAATGCTCTGA
- a CDS encoding carbon-nitrogen family hydrolase, giving the protein MRVGILQYSPEWEDKEQNKNKIHQILSGSSVQFDLFVFPEMTLTGFSMNTSLAEPFNINESPTLQFFSELSKNYSTNIAAGFIERENENVFNTLFFINRTGEIISKYRKIHLFSFAREEKFYKAGTEPVVAEIEKLKIGLSICYDLRFPELFRVYAKSRVDLIINIANWPTKRIEHYVHLLKARAIENQCFVIGVNRVGSDGKEHYDGRSSIFDPLGNEIVHVKDEEKLISAEIDLNEIQKVRAQFPFLNDIRLI; this is encoded by the coding sequence ATGAGAGTTGGAATTCTTCAATATTCTCCAGAGTGGGAAGATAAAGAACAAAACAAAAACAAAATCCATCAGATTCTTTCAGGCAGCAGTGTCCAATTTGATCTTTTTGTCTTTCCTGAAATGACCTTAACTGGTTTTTCAATGAATACTTCGCTGGCTGAACCTTTTAATATCAATGAAAGTCCGACCTTGCAATTTTTCTCCGAACTTTCAAAAAATTATTCGACAAACATTGCCGCTGGTTTTATTGAAAGAGAAAATGAAAATGTTTTTAATACTTTGTTTTTTATAAATCGAACCGGCGAAATAATTTCAAAGTACAGAAAAATACATTTGTTCAGTTTCGCTAGAGAAGAAAAATTTTATAAAGCAGGTACTGAACCTGTCGTTGCAGAGATTGAAAAATTAAAAATCGGATTATCAATTTGTTATGATTTAAGATTCCCGGAATTGTTTAGAGTTTATGCTAAGTCAAGAGTTGATTTAATTATTAACATTGCAAACTGGCCCACAAAAAGAATAGAACACTATGTCCATTTACTTAAAGCAAGAGCGATTGAAAATCAATGTTTTGTAATTGGTGTAAATAGAGTTGGCTCTGACGGTAAAGAACATTACGATGGTCGAAGTTCAATCTTTGATCCATTAGGCAATGAAATAGTGCATGTAAAAGATGAAGAAAAATTAATTTCAGCTGAAATTGATTTAAATGAAATTCAAAAAGTGAGGGCGCAATTCCCTTTTTTGAATGATATCAGACTGATTTAA
- a CDS encoding heavy-metal-associated domain-containing protein, protein MKTVLFLIDGMTCHHCVKAVEGALKSLGIDNYSVQIGSASVTFDENLLDEESIIAAIEDEGYKVISTQVELNDLDEFRS, encoded by the coding sequence ATGAAAACAGTCTTATTTCTTATTGATGGAATGACTTGCCATCATTGCGTAAAAGCAGTCGAGGGCGCATTAAAATCTCTCGGCATCGATAATTATTCAGTCCAAATTGGAAGTGCATCTGTTACCTTTGACGAAAATCTTCTTGATGAAGAAAGCATAATTGCTGCGATTGAAGATGAAGGTTACAAAGTTATTTCCACTCAAGTTGAGTTGAATGATCTGGATGAATTTCGATCCTGA
- a CDS encoding dicarboxylate/amino acid:cation symporter, protein MKKIKLKLYNQIILGLILGAIFGGIFHIDKNKVEIVYQSEGVQKSEIIKFDIVEFIIDGNKEIIKDQNKIIQRFNQLSETEKKRLVLVTREKSYSNIQEIKKAGTIATQIKPVGTIFINLLNMIAIPLVLASLIVGVASLGNVKKLARIGGKTIGIYILTTAIAITIGLVLGNVIQPGKQLNPQTKEELVTAYQTEVAQKVQTKIEFNIVDQIVNLVPRNIFKALADAQMLQIVFFALMVGLALTMLSQAKSEPVIKFFDGFSDAMIKLVDLIMKIAPYGVFALISATVAEFGFEILQTLFWYIFTVLAGLIIHTIFIYSGLVKFFGKLSPKIFFKGIRRAQLVAFTTSSSAATLPVNMECCEENLGIPKSITSFTLPLGATINMDGTALYQGVAAVFISQVFGMDLSLGDQLVIIFTAVLASIGTAPVPGVGIIMLLIILKAVHIPEIGIALILGVDRILDMCRTITNITGDAAVSVVVARSENQIQKIDLTEA, encoded by the coding sequence ATGAAAAAAATTAAACTAAAACTATACAATCAAATTATACTTGGATTGATACTTGGCGCAATCTTCGGTGGAATTTTTCACATCGACAAAAATAAAGTTGAAATAGTTTACCAATCTGAGGGAGTTCAAAAAAGCGAAATAATAAAATTTGATATCGTAGAGTTTATAATTGATGGTAATAAAGAAATCATAAAAGATCAAAACAAAATAATTCAGAGATTTAACCAGTTAAGCGAAACCGAAAAGAAGCGATTGGTTTTAGTTACAAGAGAGAAAAGTTATTCTAACATTCAAGAAATCAAAAAGGCAGGGACAATTGCAACTCAAATAAAACCAGTAGGAACAATCTTTATCAATTTATTAAATATGATTGCGATTCCACTTGTACTTGCATCATTGATAGTTGGGGTTGCAAGTCTTGGAAATGTAAAGAAACTTGCTCGCATTGGTGGTAAAACAATAGGTATTTATATTCTTACAACTGCAATCGCAATTACTATTGGTTTAGTACTTGGTAATGTAATCCAGCCAGGAAAACAACTAAATCCTCAAACTAAAGAAGAGCTTGTTACGGCTTATCAAACAGAAGTGGCGCAAAAAGTTCAAACAAAAATTGAGTTTAATATTGTAGATCAAATTGTAAATCTTGTACCGAGAAATATTTTCAAAGCTCTTGCTGATGCTCAGATGCTTCAAATAGTTTTCTTTGCTTTGATGGTAGGATTAGCACTTACTATGCTTTCACAAGCTAAATCCGAACCTGTAATAAAATTTTTTGATGGATTTAGCGATGCAATGATTAAGCTTGTTGATTTGATTATGAAAATTGCACCTTACGGAGTATTCGCTCTAATTTCGGCAACAGTTGCAGAATTCGGTTTTGAGATTCTTCAAACTTTATTCTGGTACATATTTACAGTTCTTGCTGGATTAATTATTCATACAATTTTTATCTATAGCGGATTAGTAAAATTCTTTGGTAAGCTCAGTCCAAAAATATTTTTCAAGGGAATTCGAAGAGCCCAGCTTGTGGCTTTTACAACAAGTTCAAGTGCTGCAACTTTGCCAGTGAATATGGAATGTTGTGAAGAAAATCTTGGTATCCCAAAAAGCATAACGAGCTTTACTCTTCCCTTAGGTGCAACAATTAATATGGATGGAACCGCTCTTTATCAAGGAGTAGCTGCTGTTTTTATTTCTCAAGTTTTTGGAATGGATTTAAGTCTCGGTGATCAACTGGTAATTATTTTTACAGCAGTTCTTGCATCTATAGGGACAGCACCGGTCCCGGGAGTTGGGATTATAATGCTCTTAATAATTTTAAAAGCAGTTCATATTCCTGAAATTGGAATTGCTTTAATTTTAGGTGTGGATCGAATTCTTGATATGTGTCGAACAATCACAAATATTACAGGTGATGCAGCGGTGAGTGTTGTAGTAGCCAGATCAGAAAATCAAATACAAAAAATTGATTTGACAGAAGCTTAA
- a CDS encoding YHS domain-containing protein — translation MGEPVDPEVQTVEYNGKVIGFCCKSCIKKFKKDPEKYLKNLSEDGKKFIKQ, via the coding sequence ATGGGCGAACCTGTAGATCCTGAAGTTCAAACTGTTGAATATAATGGTAAAGTGATTGGATTTTGCTGTAAAAGTTGCATCAAAAAATTTAAGAAAGACCCGGAAAAATATTTGAAAAATCTAAGTGAAGATGGGAAAAAATTTATTAAACAATAA